A region of Pseudorasbora parva isolate DD20220531a chromosome 14, ASM2467924v1, whole genome shotgun sequence DNA encodes the following proteins:
- the adgrg7.1 gene encoding adhesion G-protein coupled receptor G7 yields the protein MAIACRAEVARALQALAVRDEVSEDEGRAQECAEEYKAHWDCPGRNSPIANALYPKDTETHFGSEGQNDTFLPDRIKLHTTETEIFKDSIDLQINITFSQAFSKDVGFVLYDSDQFFQSKSFQPSLDTKRRVISANLQENLGLDHIQFTVTKPNDPTLSLNDFACVYWSYSKMDWSPEGCTKTMTHSDHAVCICEPKLKNANFAILMAFDINYQYSEALHWISIIGCALSVVGLSVTVVYQIITRKSRGGSPTLLVVNICLSMTVFYLLFVFGINNPVKHVNVAMLSGQNTVPESDQHTYPDEGPCTAFTALLQYFLLATFTWNTLYGINVFLLFINKMAGTPPWFPVVCLAIGWGLPAVIVGISLGSTYSVKEPLGYRQEEFCWLASLDHKKKFSMGKPMFWGFLLPLMLMLLSNTAILLHFSNNICKTNPNLNSSRKTPLKKKILSSFSLAVMLGLSWVTGYILLITHEENLKLILSVVFCLFNTTQGVQIFILFTLRPLLNSNPAVLGNLHPINIGVHREIFYLWKNKIPESNERYTPTDSE from the exons ATGGCCATTGCATGCAGGGCAGAGGTGGCCAGAGCATTGCAAGCCCTCGCTGTCAGAGACGAG GTCAGTGAGGATGAAGGAAGGGCACAAGAGTGTGCTGAGGAATACAAGGCCCACTGGGATTGTCCTGGTAGAAACTCTCCCATTGCCAATGCCTTGTACCCCAA agacacagagacacactTTGGCTCTGAAG GGCAGAATGATACCTTTTTACCTGACAGAATAAAACTGCATACGACAGAGACTGAAATTTTCAAAGATAGCATTGACCTTCAAATTAATATCACTTTCAGTCAAG CTTTTTCTAAAGATGTTGGATTTGTCCTCTATGACAGCGATCAGTTCTTTCAGTCAAAAAGCTTTCAACCATCTCTGGATACCAAGAGAAGAGTAATATCTGCCAACCTTCAAGAAAATCTTGGACTTGACCACATTCAGTTTACAGTCACAAAACCA AACGATCCCACACTGTCCCTCAACGACTTTGCATGTGTGTATTGGAGTTACTCTAAAATGGACTGGAGCCCAGAAGGCTGCACCAAAACAATGACCCACTCAGATCATGCAGTATGCATCTGTGaaccaaaattaaaaaatgcaaattttgcTATTCTGATG GCATTCGATATCAACTATCAGTATTCTGAAGCCTTGCATTGGATCAGCATCATTGGCTGCGCTCTGTCTGTTGTGGGTCTGTCTGTTACAGTTGTATACCAAATCATAACCAG GAAGTCAAGAGGAGGCAGTCCTACTCTGCTAGTGGTGAACATCTGTTTGAGCATGACAGTTTTCTACCTTCTCTTCGTCTTCGGCATAAACAACCCTGTCAAACATGTGAATGTGGCAATGTTGTCTGGTCAGAACACGGTTCCTGAGTCAGACCAGCACACGTACCCAGATGAGGGTCCCTGTACGGCGTTTACAGCTCTGCTTCAGTACTTCCTGTTGGCCACATTCACATGGAACACTCTTTACGGCATTAATGTGTTCCTCCTCTTCATAAACAAAATGGCTGGAACACCCCCATGGTTTCCAGTGGTCTGCTTGGCTATTGGATGGG GTCTACCTGCTGTTATTGTTGGTATCTCATTGGGTTCCACCTACAGTGTGAAAGAGCCTTTAGGTTATCGACAAGAAGAGTT TTGCTGGCTGGCTTCACTGGACCACAAAAAGAAGTTCAGTATGGGGAAACCCATGTTTTGGGGATTCTTGCTCCCATTAATGCTCATGCTGCTCTCAAACACAGCAATACTGCTGCACTTCTCTAACAACATCTGCAAGACCAACCCTAACTTAAACAG TTCACGGAAAACTCCACTAAAGAAGAAGATTCTGAGTAGTTTCTCTCTGGCAGTGATGCTCGGCCTGTCCTGGGTCACCGGCTACATTTTGCTCATCACCCATGAAGAAAATCTCAAACTTATTCTGAGCGTGGTTTTCTGTCTCTTCAACACAACACAG GGGGTTCAAATATTCATCTTATTCACTCTGaggcctttattaaactcaAACCCAGCTGTTCTGGGCAATCTGCATCCAATAAACATAGGCGTTCACAGGGAAATTTTCTATTTATGGAAAAATAAGATACCAGAAAGCAACGAAAGATACACACCCACTGATTCTGAATAG
- the LOC137039777 gene encoding adhesion G-protein coupled receptor G7-like — MDHFLLLIFATAVFEHTWCQNSTTSTTSTLQTTTKIPTLSTSTLQTTTKITTLSTSTLQTTTKITTLSTSTLQTTIQGSTTTAPLSTAMPTPSLVCENKGTLENGICLCPDDWTGTTCNISNFCPEQILKLTSKFTFPKTVLGQFASSVERCQSYTSNAGFPMASALCKRDTQFDIPNILDCGLTLDKINNEISGATPATIRSLASSTQILTSIPERLTANNITNAVKITSLLLGHPETAQKTVHIQP; from the exons ATGGACCATTTTCTGCTCTTAATCTTTGCCACAG CTGTTTTTGAACACACTTGGTGTCAAAACAGTACGACCAGTACCACCTCAACACTCCAGACTACAACCAAGATTCCAACACTCAGCACCTCAACACTCCAGACTACAACCAAGATTACAACACTCAGCACCTCAACACTCCAGACTACAACCAAGATTACAACACTCAGCACCTCAACACTCCAGACTACAATCCAGGGATCCACCACCACAGCACCCCTGAGCACAGCAATGCCCACACCCAGTCTGGTGTGTGAAAACAAGGGTACCTTAGAAAACGGGATCTGCCTCTGCCCAGATGATTGGACTGGAACTACCTGCAACATCT CAAATTTCTGCCCTGAACAAATCCTCAAACTAACCAGTAAATTCACCTTTCCAAAAACGGTCTTAGGCCAGTTTGCTTCGTCAGTAGAGCGATGTCAATCATACACATCAAATG CTGGATTCCCCATGGCTTCGGCTCTCTGTAAAAGAGATACGCAATTTGATATTCCAAACATTCTAGATTGTGGTTTGACCCTTGACAAAATTAATAATGAA atttCTGGAGCTACTCCAGCCACCATTCGTTCGTTGGCCTCCAGTACCCAGATCCTCACATCCATCCCGGAACGGCTAACAGCCAACAACATCACAAATGCTGTTAAAATAACCAGTCTCCTGCTCGGCCATCCTGAAACAGCACAAAAAACGGTACATATTCAGCCTTAA
- the LOC137040654 gene encoding adhesion G-protein coupled receptor G7-like: MTAGWGLPAVIVGISLATTYSFKNPLGYRQEEFCWLASLDKTGAFDPKRPMLWGFLLPLAVMLCFNSALLVYFSQTICCANPNLKSSGTTPLKKKLLSSFSLAVVLGLSWVIGYFVLITHDKTLYIILSVVFCLCNTTQGVQIFFLFTLKSFLKMRTRYNLDSKTDSRGEP, from the exons ATGACAGCCGGCTGGG GTCTGCCTGCTGTTATTGTCGGCATTTCGCTGGCCACCACCTACAGCTTTAAGAACCCTTTAGGTTATCGACAAGAAGAGTT CTGTTGGCTGGCGTCTCTGGACAAGACCGGAGCGTTTGATCCGAAGCGGCCGATGTTGTGGGGTTTCTTGCTCCCTCTAgctgtcatgttgtgttttaacTCAGCTCTGCTTGTCTACTTCTCTCAAACCATCTGCTGTGCAAATCCCAACCTGAAGAG CTCAGGAACCACTCCTTTAAAGAAGAAGCTTTTGAGTAGTTTCTCTCTGGCTGTGGTGCTCGGGTTGTCCTGGGTCATCGGTTACTTTGTGCTCATCACCCATGACAAAACACTGTACATCATTCTCAGTGTGGTCTTCTGTCTCTGCAATACTACACAG GGTGTTCAGATTTTCTttttgtttacactgaagtctttcCTAAAGATGAGAACTCGATATAATCTGGATTCTAAGACTGATTCAAGGGGAGAGCCTTAA